A window of Cytobacillus sp. FSL H8-0458 genomic DNA:
GTGAAGTATTTTTCAAAAGCTGCCAAAAGCTGCATTCACTAAAACTAAAGCCGCCAATTATCTCTCAGTTTTCGGCAGATTTAGCAGTTGAGGGTTTTCCTAAGGTTACAAATTGGAATATGTTCAGCAGTCATATTATTAATTCTGATAGGTTCGGGAAAAAATCTATTATTTAATTGATGAAAGGGCATTGGAGGGATTCCGGTGTCTTTTAAAATAAAAGGGCTGGAATGATCCGAGTTCATTCCAGCCCCCTTTAATATTTACATGTTATTTTGCGAGCAATGACTCCTTAAGCCAATTCTTCCCTTCAACAATCCGGCTGACCATCATGGCCGAAACCGTGTTGCCGGCGGAATTCAGCAGGGTAGCTGGCGCATCAATGATGGTAGAAATAACAGCGATGATCGGCAGCACTTCAGGAGGGAAGCCGAACACACTCAAAATCAGCATTTCGCCAATCATTCCGCCGCCAGGGATGGCTCCCATAACAGCCCCCACCAGGAATGAAACAGCCAGGATAGTAAGGATGCTTGTCATACTTGACATGTCTTTTCCAAACAAGCTGAACAGGAACACAATCTTAAACACCCCGCCAAGAACAGAACCATCTTTATGTGTGTTGGCCCCAAGCGGGATCATGGTTTCCGCGATATCCTGCGGAACGCCCATCTTTCTGACAGCTGCAAGGTTAATCGGAATACAAGCTGCACTCGAGCATGTGGCAATCGCACTGACAGAAGGAGTGATCGCATTTTTCCAGAACACCTTGACCCCATCTTTTCCGCCAGCCGCAAAGGCATACAGCGTAAAGAAACCAAAGAAGTAGATTAGCGTTAATACCAGATAAAGAACAAACACACGTACATATCCGCCGAGAATCTGCGGGCCAAGCTCACCAATGATCGTCGCGAAGTAGCAGCCGAGACCGATTGGCGCATAGTACATCACAAATCCAACGATCTTCATCATGACGGCTGAACCGGATGAAAGCAGGTTTGCAATCGGCTTGCCTTTTTCACCGGACATCGCAGTTGCCAGTCCGAATAAGATGGAGAACACAATCAGCTGCAGCATGTTATTCTTCGAGAACAGCATCTGGAAATCAGGAACCGTGAAGGCCTGAACCAGCTGCCCCAGGAACGTGACTTCTTCTGCCTCAGGATCGATGGCCGCCTCCGTCATAATGCTCTTAATAGCAGAGACGTCTGTATCTTTGAGCGGATCCACAATGGAAATACCGATGAAGCCCAGGATGGCGGAAATAATAGCCGTAATAAAAAACACGGTGAAAATCCCGGCCATGATCTTCCCAAGCCTTTTCATTCCGCCCATATTCGCAAGGCTCGATGCGATGCTAAAAAAGACGAGCGGCACAATGATCATAAATAATAAATTTAAAAATAAATCCCCAAACGGCTTTACAACCGCAGTCTTCGGGCCAAAAACCACTCCGGCAACTCCGCCGATCAGGATGGAGAGGAGCAGGAAGATGGTTAGTTTGTAATTGGCAAAAACCTTTTTCATGATGTCTCAACCTTTCTATGTATTTCAACACTCTATTATATAATTAAATCGTGCCTCAAAAGAAGGCTGATGGAATAATTCTTTATATTCTGTCTGATTTCCCTCTTTTAGCCAAGCACCATTTGACATCAGTCAGTATATATCTTACAGTGAAATTATCCAAAAGTTGAAAGGGTGAAGAAAAGCACATGATCTTTTAATTCTGGCTTAAGAGAAAATCGATGTTACAGCCTCAGGTTTAGTTCCAAAACGTGTTGGAATGGGCTTTTAGTTATCGATTGTTTTTCTGAGACAGGATTAATGTGTGTGCTTTTTGACTTGAAAGCAGGCTGTGAATAGCCTATTTAAGTCTATATTTGTGCCGCACTGCCTCTTGTCTCGGAAAAACGGGATAGGAGGCTTTTTGTTTGGGTAAAAATTTTGGTGTTCGGAGGGAGCATGATGGAATTTACATTACAGGAAATAAATCTTGTCAGTAAAAATACAGGCCCATATGGTATCGCTGTTTCAGACAAGGGAGAGGTCTGGTTTACACAGCATAAAGCCAATACGATTAGCTGCATCGGATCGGAAGGGGAAATGACAGAGTATCCGCTGCCGACACCGGATGCAAAGGTCATGTGTGTACTGGTGTCGTCAAAAGGTGAAGTCTGGTTTACCGAGAATGCAGCAAACTGCATTGGGAGAATAACGAAGGAAGGCACTATTCAAGAATACCCCTTGCCCAATTCAGATTCAGCTCCCTATGGAATTACGGAAGCTCCGGCTGGAGATATCTGGTTTACCGAAATGAATGGAAACCGTATTGGGCGGATTAAGGATGATGGTTCTATCACTGAATATAATCTTCCAGCTCAAGGCTCGTACCCGGCATTTATAACGCTGGGATCTGATGGTGCTCTATGGTTCACAGAAAACCAAAATAATGCCATCGGAAGAATTACGGAAAATGGAGAAGTGACAGAATTTAAAGTTCCTACACCTGCTTCCGGGCCGGTTGGAATTACGACTGGAAACGATGGTGCACTCTGGTTTGTGGAGATTATCGGCAACAAAATTGGACGTATTACTACATCTGGAGAAATCACAGAATTTGAAATTCCATCCCCGAACGCCAGGCCGCATGCCATCACAGCAGGAGAAGGGAACGACTTATGGTTCACAGAGTGGGGAGCAAATAAGATTGGAAGAATTACAGCCAACGGGATTATTGAGGAATATCCGATTGAAACTCCAAATGCTGAACCGCATGGCATTTCAAGCTTCGATGGGAAGACCATCTGGTTTGCTCTGGAAAGAGATAGAATTGGGAAAATCATTAGAATCGATTAATTGCACAAAGTGTCATTTCTCTGAAAAGGAAACGGAAATAATAGAAAATGAATAGGTCTTGAGATACTTGCTGTAGATATTTTATTTAGAAGTGGAAAAATGGTCGCCATCCATTGAATGATGATCTTTTGCTACTCTTGTCGTCACAATTATTGTCGCAGCCCAATCTGGCAAAAATAAAAACGACTACCCCACCCTGATTTGGCCGTCGGGTGGTGGAACTAGTCATTTCATATCGCGACCTCAGCCACCGCAAACTTATACTGCGGAGTAGCTAAGATGGAGACTTGGGTGTGACAGCACCCAAGTCTTTATTTTAAGTAGTTTTATATTATAATATACAAATAAATTCTAATCATCTAGTGTTCTGATTAGTTAAGCCTACCGCTTCCCATTCCGCCTGCTTACTAATTGTCCTCATTAAAGCAAATTAATATTTCTATATTAAATTTGCTGCCAAATAGAAAAACGCTCGGCAATCTCGAGCGTTTTATTGCGGCGGAGTTGTAACGCCTAAATTAATCCAATCCTCTTTTGGCGGACCATAAACCCCAAAAGGCTTTAAACCTGCCTGGCGGATGAGAATGGTTAATTGGCCGCGATGATGAACAATGTGTTTAATTAAACCCATCAAAATCTGGGCATTGGTTTCCTCTCTTCCGAAAGCCTTCTGTGTCTGGCTCAATGAGTCATCTGTCCATTGCTGTTCGATCGCCAGTGCCGCTTCCTCACTCAGCTTTTTAAATGTATCCGCAATTTCTTTTGCCGAAGCGGGGACATTTTCTTCATTTTCAGCCTTCTCCATTTTTAGCCCGAAATGAGTTAAATAATCAGGAATATTCGTGGTGAAATGCCAGGCAATTCGCCCTAAGGTGCGTCCTTCGGGATAGACCTGCTGCTTTAAAGAATCGTCTGTTAAACCGTCCAGTACCTTTTGCGTCAGCATTGCCTCTCTGTTCCATTCTTTAATAAAATCTGAGACTGTAACGTACATGAAGCATCCCTCCGTTCATAGGATATATTATAAAACATTTGTTCGTATTTTTCAAGGAGTTCTTCTTGTTAAAAGGTTTATAAATGTTACGAAATTTTCACAATTCATTCGACAATATTCGCGCGAAACTGGCCGCTGATTTCTATATAGTGAAAAGTGTTACGTTTTAAAAGATTGGGGTGTAAAGATGAGAACTTTAAAGATAAAAGACTTAACCCTGGACGCGCTGGAAGAACTGGAACATGATTTTCATGAAAACGGGGAAAAAAGCGATTACGGCTATTACATGCAGCTGATTATCCTCTATGAAACGATGTATAAAAAGCTTACAAATCTCGCCAGAAATAATGGCCCCTATTATGATGCCTCACTTCAGCAAACTAAAAAACTGCTGATATCTTATCTTATTAAATATGGAACCTACCTAAAAATGAATCACTTCAGGGATGATGGTGATGCTGTAGAGTCACTGCTTAAGGCGATTAGAGTGGAGCAAAAGCTCCCAATTGCTTATTACCTTCTTGGCTGCCTTGCCTATAAACATGGCAAATACGGTTCAGCTGTCCGCTATTTCCAGCAGGCCCTGAGTAAGCAGCTGCTGGATGACCCAAGCTACAGCCTCAATCAGCAGCAGGAATTCCATGCCCATATGTATTTGGCCAATAGCGGGCTGCATGTCGCTGGCGAGGCCTATGAGACGTTGGGAAAACTCCCATATCCGGATCAGCTTCCGAACGCAGAACTGTCTCCATTATTTGAAGCATTATCAGCCAATGAATCTTATTTACATAACCATGCCTACTACAAAGTGACAAAAAATAAAACCGAAACATGCTCAAAGGAAGCTTGCGAAGATTTCTATGAAAACAGTGAAGCGGGTGAGCTGGTTCTGTACTTTAATGACCGTGAAAATATTCTTTTATTTAATGGGGAGGATGCCATCATCACGCCAACCCAGGCGAATATGATCAGACATTTCATGCTGTCCTCCAGCAAGGAGAATCCGTGTACAAGAATCACCATGCGCGACTTCTTCGGAAGAACGGGGAGTGATGGGGAAGTGAAAAAGAGCACCTTCACCAAATCAATTGAAAGGCTCAGGGGAAAATTACGGCTTTTTGATATGCCTGAGATGATTGATGTAACTGAACACAGGGGAGAGACAGCTTATTATTTTAATGGAATCCATCCATATACCGTCCTGTTTAGGGTGGATGATGCTTTTGCGAATGAGTATGTGAACTCAAAATGCATGAATGAGGAGCCTAATGAGCGGTTATTTAAAACTGCTCATTAGGCTCCTTTACATGAAGAATCAAAAATGGCTGTCACATATCGGTGTGAAGATGATGTGTCCTTCCAAGTGCCTGTTTCAGCTTCGGAACGAGGATAAAGGATAAAGCCGTTACAGCCAGGTCGAGAGGAAAATAGGCAAGCATCCAGCCCCAGGCCATACCGTAGCTAAATCCTGCCGGTGCATCTGCCCAAAGTAGAAGAGCAAAATACATCCAGTTGGTTCCAATTATGTAGTTGCAAAAAAGGCTTAAAGTTCCTGCCATAAAATAATGCTTTTGTTTAACCAGCTGAGAATCCCCAACCCATTTTCCAGTAACATAAGCAACAGCCACAAAAGACAGCACAAAGCCGAAGGTCGGGCTTAATAACTGGGCAGGGCCACCTTTAAACTGTGCAAAAACAGGAGCGCCTATTAAACCAGCAAACACATAGACCAGCATAGCAATTGATCCTTTTCTGCTCCCTAACACTGCCCCGGCTAAAATAGCAAAGAGAAGCTGTAAAGTAATAGGAACACTCCCAATCATGAGAAATGGGGACAGATTTGCACCAATGCCCATTAAAGCCGCAAAAAGGCCGCAAATAACCAAATCCTGAGTCTTTAAATCTTTCATATGAACCTCCTTTTATGTCAACCGTATATGATTTTAAGTTAACAATAAGTTGAATATAATATTCTCATATGTTAACTTAATTGTAAATATGGTTAACACATAAAAAGGAGGAATAGTTATTAGAAGTCTCTTTATTACAGGCACAGATACGGATGCAGGAAAAACGACAGCTGCCGCTCTTCTTTTAGCCTATTTAACAAAGAAAGGCATCCAGGCGGCTGCCTATAAGCCTGTGCAAAGCGGAGCTGAAATCATTGAAGACGTACTTTCTGCACCAGATGTTGAGTTTTATAAACTGGCCAATCCGGAAGCAGCAGCTTCCACTACATATCTATTAAAAAAACCATGTTCCCCGCATCTGGCAGCAAGGGAAGAGGAAGTAGAAATAGAGGTTAACAAGATCATTGAGCATTATCAGCAGCTGTCAAGGGAGAATGAATTTGTATTGATAGAAGGTGCTGGGGGAGTCATGGTTCCTTTAAGGGACGATGGATACAGCATGCTTGATTTAATGAAAGAACTGTCCGCTCCAGTTGTGATTGTGGCAAGGACCGGGGTAGGCACAATCAACCACACCGTTCTGACAGCTGAAAGATTAAAACAAGAAGGGATAAATGTGATCGGCATTATCATGAATCAGATGAAAATAGAGGATACAAAGGTTGAGCAGGACAACATACGAATGATTGAGCTTATGACCAGGGTGCCTGTTTTAGGAATGATCCCCTATTTAGAAAATCCAGTATCTGCTTTTGATGATTCAGAAATGCTTGAACATCTATTTTCAAAGCTGATGGAGGTGGACAGGAATGAATGAGCAGGCAAATCTTTTTGAAAGCAGCATGAAGCATCTATGGCTTCCGTTTACACAAATGACAGACTATGAGAGGGATCCGCTGATCATTGAAAGCGGGGAAGGGATCATTCTGAAGGATATTAATGGGAAGGAATATCTGGATGGCTACTCCTCACTTTGGCTAAATGTGCACGGCCACCGGAAAAAGGAATTGAATGAGGCGATATTGGAGCAGCTTGATTTAATCGCTCATTCCACACTTTTAGGAGCAGCGAATGTTCCTGCCATCCGGCTTGCTGAGAAGCTTATAGAGATCACACCGGCGAATTTGCAGCGGGTATTTTATTCTGATTCCGGAGCAACTTCAGTAGAAATCGCCATCAAAATGGCCTATCAATATTGGCAAAATAAAGGAAAACAAAAGAAAAAGAAATTCGTCACGCTCACGAACAATTATCATGGAGATACCATTGGAGCCATCAGTATCGGGAATGTTGATTTATTCCACCGCGTGTATGGATCATTAATGTTTCCAACCTTAAAAGCTCCTTTTCCTCTCCAATACCGCAGTCCTTATTCAGGTGAAGCAGAAGTTAAAGAAAGGGCATTAACAGACCTAAGAGCCATTTTCCGGGAACATCATGAAGAAATTGCAGCCATAACACTTGAACCGCTTATCCAGGGGGCAGGCGGTATGAATGTCATGCCTGGCGGCTATCTTAAAGGGGTTGAAGAGATGTGTCGTGAATTCAATATCCTTTTCATTGTGGATGAGGTAGCGACAGGCTTTGGCCGGACAGGAAAGATGTTTGCAGTCGAGCATGAAGGCGTTCAGCCGGATATCATGACCGCTGCAAAAGGGATCACAGGCGGTTATCTTCCGCTTGCTGCCACACTCACGACAGAGGAAATTTATCAGGAGTTTTATGGGGAATATGAAGAAATGAAAACCTTCTTCCATGGGCATTCCTACACAGGCAATCAGCTCGGATGTGCTGTAGCCCTGGCCAACCTGGAAATCTATGAAAAAGAAAACCTGGTAGAACAGGCCGCAAGAAAAGCAGAAGCCATTCAATCTGAATTAGCTGCATTAAAAAGCCTCACACATGTGGGAGACATTCGCCAATTAGGACTGATGTGCGGCATTGAGCTGGTTCAGGATAAAGAAACAGGGCAGCCTTTCCCATGGGAAAAGCGGATGGGCTATCATGCCACACTGGAAATGAGAAAAAGGGGCATGCTGACAAGACCGCTTGGGGATGTAGTCGTCTTTATGCCGCCGATGGCGAGTACTGATGATCAAATCAGGAAAATGATTCAAATCATGAGAGATTCGATTGAAACCGTGACTGAAAAGAAAAGGTCGTTTGTTTGAGAGAAGACCATTCGAATAGAAGGTAAGTAGAAACAGCCCCCTTATTCATTTTTATAAAGGGGGCTTGAAGTATTGTTTAGTAAATTCACCAATGCCAGATCCAGGGAGGAATGATTCTCAGGTTCCAGCCAGTTTTCCGGAACGATGAGATAAGAGCAGCTGCCGCTGTGTAAATAACGGTAAATAATATGAGCAGCATCGATTTCGTGTCTGCTAACCTCTCCGGCAGCAATTGCTTCATCATTTTTAAAATAAGCTAAAATGTTCGTTTTTATTTTTTCGCTAATGTTGCTTGCTTCTGCATAACACTGGCTGAACAGAATATCCGTCCTTTTAATAAGGAACAGTTTAATCGTTGTATCTGTTAATCTTTCGATAGCGGCGATATTATAATTTTCTTCGGTGAATTCGATGACTTTTTCTTTTTTTAGCAGGGAGCTTACTGCCTGTATATGATCCCGATAGGCGGACGCCGCTTCAAACTCAAAGTTTTCTGAGGCATTCAGCATCATTTGATTCATGTCTTCTAAAATACTCATATCAGTGCCTTTCAGAAAATCCATAAACCTGTCCAGGATGTCATTGTACTGCTGTTCCGCAGGTCCCCCAAGACACCGTCCAAGGCATAAACCTAAGGAATAATTCAGGCAGGCAGAGCTCGTTCCGTTGGAATTGCTGCAATTCAGCTTAAAGCATTCCTTTAACCCCCGGATAGCTCTTTCCACATTTCTTCGGCTTGTATAAGGGCCAAAATAAACCTTGCCGTCATTCTCATTGGGATTAAAGACGATATCAATTTTACGGTTCCTGCCGGTAAGGCAGATCGCGATGTAAATGAATGACTGCGGACTCTTCATCATTCGATTATAGAGCGGCTTAATGCTTTTAATTAATTGGCATTCAAGCATAAAAGCCTCGAATTCAGTATCTGTCAGGATATAGTCAAAATCCCTTAAGTGCTTGACCAGCTTATTAATTTTTGGAGAATGGTTGGTAGAGTTCCGGAAATAAGACTGAACCCGGTTCTTTAGATTCTTCGCCTTCCCCACATACAGAATTTGACCCTGCGAATCCTTCATCAGATATACGCCTGGAGTTAAGGGCATGTGTTTCACCTTGTCAGGGAGATTAATAGCCATTCATTCCTTTACTAGAATATATATTTAGTATTTTATCATGGGATGGGATTTGGCAGCTATTTCTCTGATTCAACGTCAGGGGATAAGTTAAAATAGTTTAATAATTTTCAAAAAACACTCAATGCAACCCCGTTAACCTGGGCTACATAACATATATGAATGCGCTATCTATACAGAGGGGTCAACGATGGTTACAAGCCCAATTCGAGCAGCATAATGCCATAATTAACATTTATGTTAAGAAAAAATAGCTGATTTGAAATCAAATCAGCTATAGTACAAATTTATTAATATATTATTGGTTACTATTTGGAACAATATTTACAGAATCACAGCCCAGAAAATCTAGACCGTTAATCTCTCCACCCAAGCATCCCTGGGTATCGGATGGATCCAGGTTCGTTTCTGTGAATTCGAATTGATAAACCTTGTCTTGATACCCGTCAGAATTCACGTTTTCCAGGTGTCCGATTCCTCTTACAGGTGCTGCATCTCCAATAACTGAAGGGGCATCTCCAAACCGAACAGTGCTGTCATTTACTTTGGTTACATCAAAAGCAGAGCTGCCCAGCAAAGCAACCGGTATTTTACCTCTCGAATTAGCACCAAAACTATTAGGGAAGCTTCCAGGTTTAATATCAATGATCGCTGTAATCGGCTGCCATTGTTTAGTGACAGATTGAGTTAGCACGTGACAAACATTATCCTGCAATGGAACAGTTGCTTTAATGGTATCAATAGATGCTTCATTGTTTGTATAAGAGAAGGTTACTTGTCCCGTTGAATCTGTTACTCCCACTCCATTGGCTGGCATTGGATTACTAGGATCGCCATCTACTATACTAGCTCCTCCTGTAACTTCAAAATTGACTGTAACACCGCTCACTGGAATGCCAAAGTCATCAGTAACGGCAGCAGTTACCATATGGCTTGTCCCTACAATGTTGGAAGCAGAATCCGGAGTCAGTACAAGCTTAGCTGCACAGCCCCTTACTGTCACTGGAGGATTTGGAAAGCTGACAGTGTGGCCTTCAGAATCGAAGTAGGAAATGTTATCATTAATAAATTTTATCCCGCCACATTCTTTATCATTATGGGTTACTGTAAAAGTTAGATTCACTATCTCTGTCTGTAATTCATCAAT
This region includes:
- a CDS encoding dicarboxylate/amino acid:cation symporter; the protein is MKKVFANYKLTIFLLLSILIGGVAGVVFGPKTAVVKPFGDLFLNLLFMIIVPLVFFSIASSLANMGGMKRLGKIMAGIFTVFFITAIISAILGFIGISIVDPLKDTDVSAIKSIMTEAAIDPEAEEVTFLGQLVQAFTVPDFQMLFSKNNMLQLIVFSILFGLATAMSGEKGKPIANLLSSGSAVMMKIVGFVMYYAPIGLGCYFATIIGELGPQILGGYVRVFVLYLVLTLIYFFGFFTLYAFAAGGKDGVKVFWKNAITPSVSAIATCSSAACIPINLAAVRKMGVPQDIAETMIPLGANTHKDGSVLGGVFKIVFLFSLFGKDMSSMTSILTILAVSFLVGAVMGAIPGGGMIGEMLILSVFGFPPEVLPIIAVISTIIDAPATLLNSAGNTVSAMMVSRIVEGKNWLKESLLAK
- a CDS encoding Vgb family protein — translated: MEFTLQEINLVSKNTGPYGIAVSDKGEVWFTQHKANTISCIGSEGEMTEYPLPTPDAKVMCVLVSSKGEVWFTENAANCIGRITKEGTIQEYPLPNSDSAPYGITEAPAGDIWFTEMNGNRIGRIKDDGSITEYNLPAQGSYPAFITLGSDGALWFTENQNNAIGRITENGEVTEFKVPTPASGPVGITTGNDGALWFVEIIGNKIGRITTSGEITEFEIPSPNARPHAITAGEGNDLWFTEWGANKIGRITANGIIEEYPIETPNAEPHGISSFDGKTIWFALERDRIGKIIRID
- a CDS encoding DinB family protein, which gives rise to MYVTVSDFIKEWNREAMLTQKVLDGLTDDSLKQQVYPEGRTLGRIAWHFTTNIPDYLTHFGLKMEKAENEENVPASAKEIADTFKKLSEEAALAIEQQWTDDSLSQTQKAFGREETNAQILMGLIKHIVHHRGQLTILIRQAGLKPFGVYGPPKEDWINLGVTTPPQ
- a CDS encoding tetratricopeptide repeat protein, which translates into the protein MRTLKIKDLTLDALEELEHDFHENGEKSDYGYYMQLIILYETMYKKLTNLARNNGPYYDASLQQTKKLLISYLIKYGTYLKMNHFRDDGDAVESLLKAIRVEQKLPIAYYLLGCLAYKHGKYGSAVRYFQQALSKQLLDDPSYSLNQQQEFHAHMYLANSGLHVAGEAYETLGKLPYPDQLPNAELSPLFEALSANESYLHNHAYYKVTKNKTETCSKEACEDFYENSEAGELVLYFNDRENILLFNGEDAIITPTQANMIRHFMLSSSKENPCTRITMRDFFGRTGSDGEVKKSTFTKSIERLRGKLRLFDMPEMIDVTEHRGETAYYFNGIHPYTVLFRVDDAFANEYVNSKCMNEEPNERLFKTAH
- a CDS encoding biotin transporter BioY, whose translation is MKDLKTQDLVICGLFAALMGIGANLSPFLMIGSVPITLQLLFAILAGAVLGSRKGSIAMLVYVFAGLIGAPVFAQFKGGPAQLLSPTFGFVLSFVAVAYVTGKWVGDSQLVKQKHYFMAGTLSLFCNYIIGTNWMYFALLLWADAPAGFSYGMAWGWMLAYFPLDLAVTALSFILVPKLKQALGRTHHLHTDM
- the bioD gene encoding dethiobiotin synthase, encoding MTGTDTDAGKTTAAALLLAYLTKKGIQAAAYKPVQSGAEIIEDVLSAPDVEFYKLANPEAAASTTYLLKKPCSPHLAAREEEVEIEVNKIIEHYQQLSRENEFVLIEGAGGVMVPLRDDGYSMLDLMKELSAPVVIVARTGVGTINHTVLTAERLKQEGINVIGIIMNQMKIEDTKVEQDNIRMIELMTRVPVLGMIPYLENPVSAFDDSEMLEHLFSKLMEVDRNE
- the bioA gene encoding adenosylmethionine--8-amino-7-oxononanoate transaminase, encoding MNEQANLFESSMKHLWLPFTQMTDYERDPLIIESGEGIILKDINGKEYLDGYSSLWLNVHGHRKKELNEAILEQLDLIAHSTLLGAANVPAIRLAEKLIEITPANLQRVFYSDSGATSVEIAIKMAYQYWQNKGKQKKKKFVTLTNNYHGDTIGAISIGNVDLFHRVYGSLMFPTLKAPFPLQYRSPYSGEAEVKERALTDLRAIFREHHEEIAAITLEPLIQGAGGMNVMPGGYLKGVEEMCREFNILFIVDEVATGFGRTGKMFAVEHEGVQPDIMTAAKGITGGYLPLAATLTTEEIYQEFYGEYEEMKTFFHGHSYTGNQLGCAVALANLEIYEKENLVEQAARKAEAIQSELAALKSLTHVGDIRQLGLMCGIELVQDKETGQPFPWEKRMGYHATLEMRKRGMLTRPLGDVVVFMPPMASTDDQIRKMIQIMRDSIETVTEKKRSFV
- a CDS encoding GIY-YIG nuclease family protein, whose translation is MKDSQGQILYVGKAKNLKNRVQSYFRNSTNHSPKINKLVKHLRDFDYILTDTEFEAFMLECQLIKSIKPLYNRMMKSPQSFIYIAICLTGRNRKIDIVFNPNENDGKVYFGPYTSRRNVERAIRGLKECFKLNCSNSNGTSSACLNYSLGLCLGRCLGGPAEQQYNDILDRFMDFLKGTDMSILEDMNQMMLNASENFEFEAASAYRDHIQAVSSLLKKEKVIEFTEENYNIAAIERLTDTTIKLFLIKRTDILFSQCYAEASNISEKIKTNILAYFKNDEAIAAGEVSRHEIDAAHIIYRYLHSGSCSYLIVPENWLEPENHSSLDLALVNLLNNTSSPLYKNE
- a CDS encoding VWA domain-containing protein; the encoded protein is MANGSVNGNKIISPFEIPCGGSAQVMLQLIGQTGIAGSPTDIMLVLDRSGSMLGQPFADLKTGANTFVDILDEATDGTVDGIIANGSRVGVVSFETNALVNQPLTSNANQVKTAINSLAIGGATNHEHAFQLAQQQLSASNPGSKKVIIMFTDGQTTAGGSADDDAAAARLAGTEIYVIGLGSVDVTSLNNWATDPDSEHVVITPDSSELERIFEEIGAAISVPAGTDIQLVDVVNSEFSVSNVNASKGMATASGNTIIWTIDELQTEIVNLTFTVTHNDKECGGIKFINDNISYFDSEGHTVSFPNPPVTVRGCAAKLVLTPDSASNIVGTSHMVTAAVTDDFGIPVSGVTVNFEVTGGASIVDGDPSNPMPANGVGVTDSTGQVTFSYTNNEASIDTIKATVPLQDNVCHVLTQSVTKQWQPITAIIDIKPGSFPNSFGANSRGKIPVALLGSSAFDVTKVNDSTVRFGDAPSVIGDAAPVRGIGHLENVNSDGYQDKVYQFEFTETNLDPSDTQGCLGGEINGLDFLGCDSVNIVPNSNQ